The sequence CTCGTGTCCGCATGGCGATGATCTGGCGGGCGTATTCCCTAGGCCACGTCACGGCTGTCTGCCGGAATGGCGGGTAGGTCGATTCCCAACTGTTCAGCCAGCCAACGGATACCGGGCTGCTTGATCCGGGTCGATTGGCTGTACTGCATGCCGAGCTGATCGTGGTACCACTGGCCGTCCTTGATCCGCAGGTAGTCGCGGTCACGGTTGGGGTAGGCCGGCAGGTTTCGCTCGTTGAGCAGGCCTTTTTCCCGCATGCGTCCGATCAGCTTGGGCCGGGTCAGGCCGAGGTGGGTTGCGGCTTGGGAGAGGGTGCGTTCCATGGTGTGCCCCTCATGCCGCGTGCGCAGCTGGAGTTGCCGCTGCAGCAAGGTGGTTAATGGATTCGCTGACCTTGCCGTAGATCTCGACATCGCTGCCGTACACGGTGAAGCATCGGGTGTGCGGGCTTTTGTTACCGATGCTCAGGATGGTGGTGACACCTGATCGAGACTGAGTGCGGTGCAGCGCGACAATTAGCGGGTAGTCGAAACCCATGTCGAGGTTCAGCACGCCGCCGGTGCGCACCAGCTCGAACACCCGCTGCTTGTCCGATACCTCAAAGCGGCCGTATTCGCGGCTGGCGTGGGGGCGATGCAGCAGGTCGCTGGTATTGCTCGCGTTAAACGGGCCGTTTGCGATCTCTTCGATGAAGTCGGCCAGCTTGAGATGCATCTTCTTTTCGTTCGGCAGGGTCAGCGTGTGGCGTTCTCTGCCGAGCTCCACGACGAAGGTGCTTTCCGAGATGCCACGTTCAACCTTGAGGCGAAACGCCAGGCACTCGCGCCTAGGCGCAGTCCGCAGGACGTGGTTGAAGGTCTCGGTCAGGTTTACCTGGGCGTTGAGCAACTGCAGGGTGCGGTTGTCGATCTTGAACTTGATCATGCTGCGTTCCCTCCGCCGTTCGGGTCGAATGGGGCGGGAGTGGTGCGTGCTTTCAGCTTCGGTTTGGTGGTGACAAACGCGCAGCCGCACTCTCGGGCAAGGCGGCGAATCTCAAAGATTTGGAAGGGGTTAGCAGCGGCCGGGTGGACGTGCAGGGTTGCTGTGGTGTGCATAGTGTTGCTTCGCTCTGTGGTGGAAGAGTGAGCTGAATATCAACCGTCACTCACAGAATGTCAACTGTTGGTTGATATATTTGGTGAGGGTTTTGCGTCGCATGGCATTGGGCTACTATTTAGGGCAAAACGTAAATGCTGATTACTCTGAGTACAGAATGGAGTTCTAAATGGATTTTCCCGGTGAAAAGTTAGTTGTAAGACTGTGGGACACCCTAGCAGTCAACGGGATAAGCACTTTGCTAGAACCTTGGAAAATAAAAAGAGAAGGCGTCGCTCGCGCTGAGTTGAGACGCTTAGAAATGTTGTCTCTAGCACAATCGGAAATTGATGCGGAATCTATAAAGTCTGGACAGAAAAAATTTGAAGATTTTTCCCCCACTTTAAGAATTGGTAACTCTTTCTCTGGTGAGACGTCGTCTCATAGAGTTGAACCAACATTGAATATTGCTAGCATCATAGATGAAACCTGTCGTCAAGTTGCTGGTGATAATGTGATGCGAAACATAAATATCTCAAAGGCGGTTATTTATGCAGAGGAGAGCTTAAATAGGAGCTCTAGTAAAGTCTCTGGAAAAGATATAGAAAAAGATTGGATGTATCGTTGGAAAAATTTGGTCGGCGAAGTTTCCTCAGAAGAAATGCATCGATTGTGGGGAAGGTTACTAGCGGAAGAAATTGAGCAGCCTGGTACCTTTTCCATGAGATGTTTAGATTTTATAAAAAATCTTTCTCAACATGAGGCGAAACTCGTCGAACTCATTTCCACTGTCTCATTCAATGATATTGTCTGGGGAGACTTAGATGTACTTGAGGCGAGTGGGGTTACTTTCGATCAATTGATGGAGTTGCAGGATCTAGGGATATTGTCCGGAGTAGAAGCTGAGGATTTAAGTACTACATTTGGTTCCGTTGATAAATCTGATAAGCCATATCGAACTTTTTTTGTTATAAGTAATGAAAAAGCGTTGGTGGTGAAGGCCGCCAGTAATGAGAGCGAGTTAGTTGTGACATCGTTCATGGTCACTAGGCTTGGACAACAGCTTTTGACCTTGAGTGGAGCGGAAGCGAACCTTGAGTACTATCATCTGCTGGCAAAAGATATAGTAAAACAGGGTTATGCAGTTTATATGGCTGATTATGTTGCTGATGAAAATGAATCTTATGCTTTCACCAATTACGTGAGGCTTTGAAGCTGGGTTTGTATTGCCCGTCACTCGGGTATGAATGATCCAACAACTTTGCCGCAGATATGTGTTTCTTCCGTTATATCAATGATTGGGTATTGCGGATTTATCGGCCTTAAAAACTGACGGCCCGCATCTTCAACCAAAATTTTGAATGTTGCTTCGTTGGTTCGTGGCACCCTGGCGATGACACGATCGCCGGTTTTGGTCTCTGCTTCCGGATCAACAAAAATAATACAACCGGTGGGATAACTGCGGCCCGGGCCTGGGTTGGTCATTGAATCACCAAGAACTTTCAACGCGTAGCCATGATTGCTAATGCTAACTGGGCAAGAAAGCCAAGAGTCTGCTTCATAGGCCTCAAAGTTTGAGATCGCTTCACACCAGGCGCCAGCTTGCACCCAAGATATTAATGGTACTTTTCCAAAGTGCT comes from Pseudomonas sp. RU47 and encodes:
- a CDS encoding LexA family protein; its protein translation is MVDKNTLRAAFSERLHEALNDAGVRSRGRGVDIHRQLKSMGLNKTTQAISKWLNGESMAEADSMSALCSWLKVRREWLEYGVLPKEQTGESNVRHLTSWSESNVSEIDQHFGKVPLISWVQAGAWCEAISNFEAYEADSWLSCPVSISNHGYALKVLGDSMTNPGPGRSYPTGCIIFVDPEAETKTGDRVIARVPRTNEATFKILVEDAGRQFLRPINPQYPIIDITEETHICGKVVGSFIPE
- a CDS encoding DUF2806 domain-containing protein, translated to MDFPGEKLVVRLWDTLAVNGISTLLEPWKIKREGVARAELRRLEMLSLAQSEIDAESIKSGQKKFEDFSPTLRIGNSFSGETSSHRVEPTLNIASIIDETCRQVAGDNVMRNINISKAVIYAEESLNRSSSKVSGKDIEKDWMYRWKNLVGEVSSEEMHRLWGRLLAEEIEQPGTFSMRCLDFIKNLSQHEAKLVELISTVSFNDIVWGDLDVLEASGVTFDQLMELQDLGILSGVEAEDLSTTFGSVDKSDKPYRTFFVISNEKALVVKAASNESELVVTSFMVTRLGQQLLTLSGAEANLEYYHLLAKDIVKQGYAVYMADYVADENESYAFTNYVRL
- a CDS encoding phage antirepressor KilAC domain-containing protein, which gives rise to MERTLSQAATHLGLTRPKLIGRMREKGLLNERNLPAYPNRDRDYLRIKDGQWYHDQLGMQYSQSTRIKQPGIRWLAEQLGIDLPAIPADSRDVA